The following proteins come from a genomic window of Sphaerisporangium rubeum:
- a CDS encoding phosphopantetheine-binding protein, producing the protein MTMNEDDIFTTVKTNVLAVLPDLDPDQVTMHGTLTDLGANSVDRADVVTMTMEDLGLVIPISEFQEVHDIASLVALLKRHS; encoded by the coding sequence ATGACGATGAACGAAGACGACATCTTCACGACCGTGAAGACCAACGTGCTCGCCGTGCTGCCGGACCTGGACCCCGACCAGGTCACCATGCACGGCACCCTGACCGACCTCGGCGCCAACAGCGTCGACCGCGCCGACGTGGTCACCATGACCATGGAGGACCTCGGGCTGGTCATCCCCATCTCGGAGTTCCAGGAGGTGCACGACATCGCCTCGCTCGTGGCCCTGCTGAAGAGGCATTCGTGA